The Arthrobacter sp. OAP107 DNA segment GTATCCCTGCAGCGGCGGAAACCCAGAAGATCGAGCCCAGGCTCTCGTACAGGCCACAGCAGAGCCCATCTTCTCCTTAGGCAGTTCATCACGCATGATACTGATGTCCACCGGGATCAAGGCCGAGGCGAAGCCCTGAAGTGCCCGTCCGATGACCAGCCTCACGTAGGCGCCGCCCACTGCTGCCGCCACCGACCCCGCCACCATGAGGGCAAGCACATAGTCATCATCTTGCGCTTGCCATACATATCCGCGCTGCGGGAAACGATTGGCGTAGCCACCCCGCTGGAGAGCAGCGTGGTAGTAACCAGCCAGGAGGCGTCGTCGGATGTCACCTGCAGGATGTCAGGGAAATCGGGAAGGAGCGGAACTACCAGCGTCGTCTGCATAAGGGCGAGTGTAGGGAATAACGACCGGCCACCCGCACTCTTAGCAAGGGGTCTCTCCTAGTGCGCAGCTGAGGTCGTCCTACCGCGCACGGTGCGGTTTAGATTGCGAAGTTGTTCAGGGCGTGTGGCGGGCGCAGGAGCCCGGGCGTGAAACCCTCTGCGGGGTCATTGCCAAGCTGGATCATCTTGTTGTTTTCGTCTACGTGGACTACCCGGGGCTCGTGAGCTTTGGCTTCCCCGGTGGTCATTTCGGCGTAGGTAATCAGGATGACGATGTCGTTTTCCTGTACCAGATGGGCGGCGGGGCCGTTGATGCCGATCACGCCCGAGCCTCGTTCGCCGGCGATGGTGTAAGTCTCCAGGCGGGCGCCGTTGGTTACGTCCACGATGGCCACAAGCTCACCAGGAAGAATGTCAGCAGCATCGAGGAGGTCAAGGTCAACGGTGACTGAACCTACATAGTGCAGGTCAGCGTGCGTGACTGTTGCCCGGTGAATTTTGGACTTGAACATTGTTCTATTCATAGAAAGCTCCAGTAGTTGGGTCGTAGTGCCGCGCGGCCGCGATATCCGGGGTGGGCTACGCCGTTGCGGACCTGCCGAAATCCTACTGGTTGTTCTCGGACGCCCGCGGGGGCATGAAATGTGTGAAAACCTGATCTCCGTCGAAACGGAAAATCATCTGCCTCGACGAGATTCCGTCCGCTGAAATCCAAAGAAGCGTGTCATCTGGCATGACAACCTCCACAGTTCCTTTGCGTACCAGTTTCCCGTTATTCCAGATTTCTACACGCTGCCCGACCGTACGTTGCCATTCTGATTGCAGGTGAAGGTCCATCGTTAGCTCCTGAATATACGTGGGGTCAGATTGGAACAGATGTACCGGGTCGTTCGGCGAGCCTGCGATGAGGTGCCATGCGTTGCGATAGTTGATGATCCCGGTGACCATCGACACCCCACCGCAGGAGTTCGGGCTGCAGGGACTGCAGTTAAACGGAACGCTGCCCGGGCCCGTTGTACGTGCTGAAGGGCGGCGGATGAGCTCCGCTTATGGCGGCGCCCACGTACTGCCTGGAGCGATCCTTGTGGCAACCGGCAGGTTTCTAGCAGCAAGGATCAGGTGCCGCTAGGGGCTGCCTAAAGCCTCCAGGACTGCAGAGCCGATCTCGGCGTCCTGGTCAGGCGTCCCGCCCGCGACGCCAAGGCCACCCGCGTGCTTTCCCGCGAACACCAAGGGGAATCCCCCACGAATGTTTGTCAGGAGGTTATCGGTGCCCATCGGAAGGGCAAGAGCGAAGTCTCCCTGCATCCAACCGCTGGGCCTCCGAGAGGAAGCCGCCGTATTGGCTTTCCGTCGGCTGGTCTCAACGCTGTGAGGCATCGAACCGTCCGCCCGGCCGAAAGCAACGAGTCCCATCATCGGATCGACAACAGTGACAGCTACCAGGACACCTCGCTTTTCCCCTTCTTCGAGGGCCAAAACAACAGCCCGGGCGGCCGCCGCGTAACTTACCGAAAGTGATTCAACATAGTTCTGCATGAGGTTCCTTGAGGTCTATGAGTTAACCGTGTGGATTGCTACTGAGCGGGTAAGGCGCTTTTGCTCACGTCGTCGTTTGTGCAGGAGAGGTTCGGTATAGCCGTTTGGCTGTTCGGCCCCTTGGAACACCAAGTCAGCGGCGCACTGGAACGCGATGCTGTCCTCGAAGTTGGAAGACATAGGGCGGTACAAGGGGTCCGTCGAGTTCTGGGCGTCTACAACCCCGGCCATCCGCCTCATGCTTTCATGCACGTCCTGCTCGCTCACTACTCCATGACGGAGCCAATTGGAGATGTGCTGACTTGATATGCGCAGCGTGGCACGGTCCTCCATGAGTGCAACGTCATGAATGTCCGGCACCTTTGAGCACCCCACTCCCTGGTCGACCCAGCGGACAACGTATCCGAGCAGTGACTGCATGTTGTTATCGAGTTCTTCCTGGCGCTCGGCTGCCGACCATGACGGATTAACCGCGATGGGGAGAGTCAGCAGTCCCTCAGGAGTGCCGCGGCGGCCCTGAGTGGCGATGTCCTGTTGGCGGGCAGGAACATCTACGCGGTGGTAGTGGATGGCGTGGAGGGTCGCCGCGGTGGGCGAGGGCACCCAGGCAGTGGTGGCCCCGGACAGGGGGTGGGCAACCTTTTGCTCGAGCATCGCAGCCATGAGATCCGGCATCGCCCACATGCCTTTGCCGATCTGGCCGTGGCCGGGCAGCCCCACTTCGACGCCGATATCGACGTTTTGATCCTCATAGGCGGAGATCCATGCTTGGTTACGCATGTCAGCCTTGCGGACGAAGGCCCCAGCCTCCATGGACGTGTGTATTTCGTCACCGGACCTGTCCAGGAACCCGGTATTGATAAATACCAGTCGTTCCCGGGCTTCCGCTATGCAGGCCTTCAGGTTGACCGTGGTCCGCCGCTCCTCGTCCATGAGGCCGAGCTTCAGCGTGTTCGCCGGCAGTCCAAGAAGTTCCTCTACGCGCCGGAAGAGTTCCACCGTGAAAGCCACTTCGGCCGGGCCGTGCATTTTCGGTTTGACGATGTAGATGGAGCCATGGGACCCGTTTCGCATGGGGTTGGAGGGGTCACGACCGGGCAGCGCGGTTAGCGCGGTGAGGACGGCATCCAGGATGCCCTCGCCGATCTCATTTCCCTGGGCATCGAGTACGGCGTCGGTGCTCATGAGGTGGCCGACGTTCCGGACGAAGATGAGTGCCCGTCCCGGCACCGTTATCTCTCCCGCGCCATCCGGAGATGTATAGCGCCGATCCTTTGCCAGCCGCCGAACCATCACTTCGCCTCCCTTTGTGAAGGTGTCTGCGAGGTCGCCGCGATTGATCCCGAGCCAATTGCGGTAACAGAGGATTTTATCCTCGGCGTCCACGGCGGAAACGGAATCCTCGAAGTCCATGATCGTCGTAATGGCGGATTCGAGGAGGACGTCGGAGATGCCTGCCGGGTCCGTCTGTCCTACCTGTGTGGAAGGGTCGATAGTGATCTCGACGTGGAGTCCATGGTGGCGCAGAAGGATTGCCGATGGCGAGCCGTCCTCACCCCGGTAGCCGGCGAGCAGCTCAGACTGAATCAGGCCGCTAAAGGTGCCGTCTGCCAGTTCCACCGTCAACACGCCGTCGCGTACGGTGTATCCCACCGAATAGGCGTGTCGCCCTGCGTTTAGCGGAAAGAATTCGTCCAACAGCTCGCGCACATATGAGACCACCAGCTTGCCGCGTGCTGGATCGTATTCTTTTGCTCCCGTTGCCGGGCCCAGGGCATCGGTGCCGTACAGCGCGTCATAGAGTGAGCCCCACCGCGCGTTTGCGGCGTTGAGTGCGTAGCGGGCGTTCGAAACGGGCACAATCAGCTGAGGTCCTGCCACGCGGGCAATCTCCTCATCCACTCCGAGAGTGTGTACTTGTACGTCTTCGGGTTCGGGAAGGACGTACCCGATGTTCTGCAGGAAGGATCGGTACTCATGTTGATCGAATGGAACTGGGTGCAGAGCGTGCCAGCCGTCAATTTGGGCTTGGAGCTCGTCGCGCCGGGCGAGTAGCTCACGGTTTCGGGGCGCCAAGTCCTGAACAATTTGTTCAAGACCACTCCAGAAGTCTGCCGCTTCGATGCCCGAGCCAGGCAGTGCCTCCTGCTCGACAAAACGGTGCAAAGCTGTGTCGACGGAGAGCCCTCCGCTTTGGATGCGTCCTTCCTGGTCCATCATGAGTGTCCTTTCTTCCCAGCGCGGCCGGCAGTACCTGAAGCAGCAAAAATGGTTCCAGGGTTGAGGATTCCTGCTGGATCCAAAGCCCGCTTTACATTGTGTGAGATTTCAAGGAGGTCTTCTCCGATCTGGTCAACGAGCCAGGGCCGCTTGAGTCGGCCCACGCCGTGCTCGCCGGTGATGGTGCCTTCCAGTTCTATGGCCAGGTCCATTACCTCACCGTAGGCGAGGTATGCGCGCTCCTTCATGGCGGCGTCGTCCGGGTTGAAAACAATCAGCGGATGCGTGTTGCCGTCACCCGCGTGGGCGATGAATGCAATGATCACATCGCGGGCTTCAGCGATCTTCTCTACTCCGAGAATGAGTTCTCCCAGTCGGGGGATGGCTACGCCCACGTCCTCAAGCAGCAACGTGCCCAAACGTTCGACGGAAGGGATGGCGATTCGCCGGGCGTGGGCAAACCGCTCACCTTCCTGCTGGTCTGCGACTTCAAATGCCTCGAACGCGCCGTGCCGTTGGAAGGCTGCCAGCATGGTCGTGACTTCGGCCCCACTAGGGCTTTGATCATCAGAGCGCGCTACAACAAGCGCTGACGCGTGGCGGTGCAGGCCCATATCCAGCACGTCTTCAACGGCGTTGATGGACGTCGCATCCATGTACTCCAGCATTGATGGGCGGATGCTCGAGGCGACCTCAAGGATCGCGGCTGCAGCATCCCCGCTACTGGAGAACCACCCCACTACTGTCCGCGCGGGCGGCGCTGCCGGCAGGAGCCGCAAGGTGAGTTCCGTGATAATGCCCAGCGTGCCCTCGCTGCCAACAAAGAGCTTTAGCATGGACAGACCCGCAACGTCCTTCAGCCGCGGTCCGCCAATGCGTACCACCCGGCCGTCAGCCGTGACCACTTCCATGCCCAGGATGTAGTCAGAGGTGACACCGTATTTGACGCAGCACAGGCCGCCGGCGTTGGTCGCGGCGTTGCCGCCGATGGTGCAGATCTCGTAGGACGCGGGGTCCGGCGGATACCACAGTCCCGCCTGAGCGGTTGCCGCCTTAACCTCAGCGTTGAGAAGGCCTGGCTGGACCACCGCAGTGCGGGTGACTGCGTCCACATTGATGCTGCGCATCCGCTCTGTGCTCAACACTATTCCGTCACTTACAGCGGTTGCTCCTCCGGATAGACCCGTTCCGGCACCCCTGGGCACAACGGGAATCCGATGTTTGGCCGCCCACTGCATCGTGACCTGGACGTGCTCGGTGGTCAGGGGAAGCACGACACCAATCGGCATACCAGCGTTGGGATCGAAGGCGCGATCCTGTTGGTACGGCCCCATGGCTGCAGGATCCGTAATTAGGGCTTCGGGCGGGAGTACCGCGGCGAGTTCATGGATGGGCTCACCGGCGGTATTTTGTTGATCAGTAACTCCACATGGAGAACTTTGTAACTCCGCCTCCCGCTTAATGGCCGGGTATGACATGTCGTCGCTCCTTTTCAATCATAGTTAGGTCGAGAGAGTTCCTGAGGACACTCACCGCACTGCTCTCGTCAACGGCCGCGCTCCATTTATTCGGACCGCTGGCCGCACATTAAGACTTACTTCCTTAGGCGGAGAAGGTCCGAGGGTGTTAGATCATCAGTGCCAGTTCTGCGGGCAGCTCAGCGCAGGTTTTGGAAAGCCTGCTTCAGGCGGGGGATTGGCAAGTCCCGAGAGCCGGAGCGGAGCTGCTCCGAGCATTCACTACGCTGGTTCCCGCCGCACCGCCACCATGTCTCAACAGAGGCCCCACCAGTCGACGCTTCCAACATCCAGCTTCAGAGCGGTTGGTTCGGCGATCATGAAGCGACGTTCTTCTGCTCGCGTCCTGTGTTCCCGTGGTCTGTCTGCCTACGCACGGGGCGAAATTCGGTTGCTGGTAGAGATATCTTGTGGTCAAGTGCGGTCTTGAGGCCATTGGTTCGAAGCTCCAAGACGGGCACCTCCTAGGTTGGATCAGCGGCTGTTTAATGAATGAATTGATGCACTAACTTTGAGGAATATGCGTGATGTGGTCAATTCGTTTCCTCGCAACTGAGCAATCCGACAACCACGGACGCATAGAACACGTGTGGATCTGCACGAAATGATTAGCATCGATCCCCTCCACTACCTGTGCGGCATGACTGGCTGCCAAAAGGTATTAGGGTGGTGCCTTATTCCCACACCTTGTAGCCCTTGGAGAACCCATCATGAGCAATAACGTCATCACCATAAATGGCCGAACACCGCGTCTCGCTGCCGGCACTTGGATCGCCCCGACCGCCACCGTGGTCGGCGATGTCAGCCTAGGGCAGGCGTCGGGAGTCTTCTACGGCGCTGTATTGCGCGCGGACATGGAAAACATCACGATCGGTTCCGGCAGCAACATCCAGGACACAGCCGTCGTCCACGCAGATCCCGGATACCCCGCCCATCTGGGCGACCAGGTCAGCGTGGGTCACGGAGCGGTCCTGCACGGCTGCACCGTGGAGGCGGGCTCGCTCATCGGCATGAACGCCACCGTCCTCAACGGCGCAGTTATTGGGAAGGGATCACTCGTAGCCGCCAACGCATTGGTGCTGGAGGGCACTATTGTTCCCGCGGGTTCCCTCGTTGCGGGTGTCCCCGCCAAAGTGCGCAGGCCCCTTACGCCTGAGGAAATCGAGCATTGCCGAGCGAACGCCGAAAACTACAAGGAGCTCACTAGTCAACATCTCGAAGCAACCGGCAAAATTCATGCTTCAGCCCATGATTCCCATGGACTCTGATGCACCAATCCAACATGTCGGAGGCGGGCCATTGCCTGAACAGCTACGGCACTCTCGCGCCTCACACTCCACTATCTGGGCGTGCGGACGCCCGCCTGAAACGGTGCCCTGGTTGCTGAAGAGTCGCAGGAGACAGTCTCATGGCTGAGAAATCCCCCAGAGGCGTGCAGTCTGTTGAGCGCGTTTTTGAGTTGTTGGAACTGATTACTGATGCAGGCGGTGACGTCACGCTCAGCCAGCTCTCCTTATCGACCGATCTTCCGCTGCCCACCATCCACCGGCTCCTGCGTACGCTGGTCACTCTCGGCTGCATCCGACGACTGCCCCACCGCCGCTACGCCCTGGGCCCTCGGCTGATCAGGCTCGGCGAAGAAGCAAACAAGCAGTTGGGCGCCATGGCCCGGCCGCAGCTCAAATTCCTCGTGGATCAGCTCGGGGAGACCTCCAACATGGCGGTGCTCGATTCAGACATGGTTATCTACGTAGCCCAGGTTCCCTCCCGGCATTCGATGAGGATGTTCACTGAGGTCGGACGCCGTGCCCACACCCACGACACGGGCGTCGGCAAAGCCATCCTGGCCCAGCTTGATGACGAGGTGATCCGCGGCATCGTGCAACGCACCGGCATGCCCACTCCGACTTCCAAGAGCATCGGCGATATCGAATCCCTCCTGGCAGACCTGGGCAAGATCCGGGAACGCGGCTACTCCATTGACGAGGAAGAGCAGGATCTGGGAGTCCGTTGCTTTGCCATGGCAGTTCCCGATGCACCTACTCCTGCCGCCATCTCGGTCTCCGGGCCGGTATCCCGCGTGGACCGGTCGTTCGCCGGGCGTGCCGTCCCGATGCTGCGCAAGGCCGCCCAGGCCATCTCGGACGAGCTCAACCGCAACTGATCCTGCCGGCGCAACGGCCCGACCTATGCGCTGACGTCACCTGGCGAGGCAGGTACTGGTAGACGGTCTTTCGGCTGGTCCTGTAATCGCGGGCAAGGGCGACTGTAGGAACGCCACTGCCGGCGCGCCGGACCAGTTCGGCGGCACGTTTCCGGTGAAGGGGTCTTCTTTCGTCCCTTGTGCGCACCGCGCTGCTTCGCCAGCGCATGCCTTCCCGTTGTCGCTCCCTGATCAGGGAGCGACCGAACTCCGTAAACGCCCCCATGACCGAGAGCATGAGGTTGGCGATGGGGGAGTCCTCCCCGGTGAAGACCAGGCTCTCTTTGTCGAACTCCACCCGGACTCCTTTGCGAGTGCGACTCTGGACCAGAGCACGCAAGTCGTCTAGGTTGCGGGTGAGCCTGTCCATGCTTGTGTACCACCACGGTGTCCCCGTCGCGGCCGAAACGCAGCAGTTCGGCGTGGTCCGGGTGTCACCGATGGAATCGAGGTAATCCTGGGTGGGTGCTTCCGAGGGTGCGAGCGTTGGCAGGAAGCGCAACAACGCCCCGCTGCTTATAAGTCCGGCCACGGCTAAAACCCCGTAGGCCTCCCGCCAGGCGAGATTCTGTCCCAGAAGAGTGGCAAAAGGTACACCAAGCACCATTCCGGCCGTGCTACCAGCCATCACCAGCGAGGATGCGTGCCAACCGCGGCCCCTGGGGGCCAGACGTGGCGCCCCAGTGCCCGCACCTCACCGGGGTAAACGCGGGCTGGCGTGGTGTGCGTCGCCCGAAGAGCGTCACAGGGTGGCGGCGGCCGGGTTCCAGGCTTCTGGCAACGGCGTCGGCTTCTCAACCGTCGACGGGACGGCGGTGCCACTATGGCACAGAGGCGGCCGCCGCTCGGCGACAGGGCTTCAGCCGGACGTTCGAGGGACCATGTCACGGACTGTCGATCTGATCCTGGAGCAATACCATCGCGCGCTTGATGCCGTGGTCTCCGGTAACTTCGCACCAATGAAAGAGTTGATTTCCAGG contains these protein-coding regions:
- the panD gene encoding aspartate 1-decarboxylase: MNRTMFKSKIHRATVTHADLHYVGSVTVDLDLLDAADILPGELVAIVDVTNGARLETYTIAGERGSGVIGINGPAAHLVQENDIVILITYAEMTTGEAKAHEPRVVHVDENNKMIQLGNDPAEGFTPGLLRPPHALNNFAI
- a CDS encoding heme-binding protein encodes the protein MQNYVESLSVSYAAAARAVVLALEEGEKRGVLVAVTVVDPMMGLVAFGRADGSMPHSVETSRRKANTAASSRRPSGWMQGDFALALPMGTDNLLTNIRGGFPLVFAGKHAGGLGVAGGTPDQDAEIGSAVLEALGSP
- a CDS encoding malate synthase G, with the translated sequence MDQEGRIQSGGLSVDTALHRFVEQEALPGSGIEAADFWSGLEQIVQDLAPRNRELLARRDELQAQIDGWHALHPVPFDQHEYRSFLQNIGYVLPEPEDVQVHTLGVDEEIARVAGPQLIVPVSNARYALNAANARWGSLYDALYGTDALGPATGAKEYDPARGKLVVSYVRELLDEFFPLNAGRHAYSVGYTVRDGVLTVELADGTFSGLIQSELLAGYRGEDGSPSAILLRHHGLHVEITIDPSTQVGQTDPAGISDVLLESAITTIMDFEDSVSAVDAEDKILCYRNWLGINRGDLADTFTKGGEVMVRRLAKDRRYTSPDGAGEITVPGRALIFVRNVGHLMSTDAVLDAQGNEIGEGILDAVLTALTALPGRDPSNPMRNGSHGSIYIVKPKMHGPAEVAFTVELFRRVEELLGLPANTLKLGLMDEERRTTVNLKACIAEARERLVFINTGFLDRSGDEIHTSMEAGAFVRKADMRNQAWISAYEDQNVDIGVEVGLPGHGQIGKGMWAMPDLMAAMLEQKVAHPLSGATTAWVPSPTAATLHAIHYHRVDVPARQQDIATQGRRGTPEGLLTLPIAVNPSWSAAERQEELDNNMQSLLGYVVRWVDQGVGCSKVPDIHDVALMEDRATLRISSQHISNWLRHGVVSEQDVHESMRRMAGVVDAQNSTDPLYRPMSSNFEDSIAFQCAADLVFQGAEQPNGYTEPLLHKRRREQKRLTRSVAIHTVNS
- a CDS encoding FAD-linked oxidase C-terminal domain-containing protein, giving the protein MSYPAIKREAELQSSPCGVTDQQNTAGEPIHELAAVLPPEALITDPAAMGPYQQDRAFDPNAGMPIGVVLPLTTEHVQVTMQWAAKHRIPVVPRGAGTGLSGGATAVSDGIVLSTERMRSINVDAVTRTAVVQPGLLNAEVKAATAQAGLWYPPDPASYEICTIGGNAATNAGGLCCVKYGVTSDYILGMEVVTADGRVVRIGGPRLKDVAGLSMLKLFVGSEGTLGIITELTLRLLPAAPPARTVVGWFSSSGDAAAAILEVASSIRPSMLEYMDATSINAVEDVLDMGLHRHASALVVARSDDQSPSGAEVTTMLAAFQRHGAFEAFEVADQQEGERFAHARRIAIPSVERLGTLLLEDVGVAIPRLGELILGVEKIAEARDVIIAFIAHAGDGNTHPLIVFNPDDAAMKERAYLAYGEVMDLAIELEGTITGEHGVGRLKRPWLVDQIGEDLLEISHNVKRALDPAGILNPGTIFAASGTAGRAGKKGHS
- a CDS encoding gamma carbonic anhydrase family protein — encoded protein: MSNNVITINGRTPRLAAGTWIAPTATVVGDVSLGQASGVFYGAVLRADMENITIGSGSNIQDTAVVHADPGYPAHLGDQVSVGHGAVLHGCTVEAGSLIGMNATVLNGAVIGKGSLVAANALVLEGTIVPAGSLVAGVPAKVRRPLTPEEIEHCRANAENYKELTSQHLEATGKIHASAHDSHGL
- a CDS encoding IclR family transcriptional regulator, with product MAEKSPRGVQSVERVFELLELITDAGGDVTLSQLSLSTDLPLPTIHRLLRTLVTLGCIRRLPHRRYALGPRLIRLGEEANKQLGAMARPQLKFLVDQLGETSNMAVLDSDMVIYVAQVPSRHSMRMFTEVGRRAHTHDTGVGKAILAQLDDEVIRGIVQRTGMPTPTSKSIGDIESLLADLGKIRERGYSIDEEEQDLGVRCFAMAVPDAPTPAAISVSGPVSRVDRSFAGRAVPMLRKAAQAISDELNRN